CTTGCGCATATCTCGGAGGGTTTAGTCGTTCTGTAACCTTTCCGAAATTTTCTTCTGTAGCGGGTGATGAAAACGAATTTTTCTCACCCGGTTCGAAGCGTCTTAACCCCGCCCGAACTGACGCCACGTCGGGCCTTTACGCTGATAGAATTGCTGGTTGTCATCGCCATCCTCATGATTCTGGCGGGTTTGCTCCTCCCTGGTCTTACGAAGGCCAAAGGGAAAGCGCAGACGATGCAGTGCCTGAACAACCTGAGGCAATTGGGACTTTCCTGGATTCAATATGCGCAGGACCACGACGATTTCGTGCCGCCGAACAGCATGGAGAACTCCAGCCCGGCCAAAGCGTGGATCCAAGGCTGGCTGAACATGAATGACGATCACCCCGACAACACGAATACCCTCCATCTCATGACCAGCCTCCTCTGGCCGTATCACCGGTCGCTGAAGATCTGGAAATGCCCCGGAGACATCTCCGTAACAGGCCCCGGCGGAAGGGCACATCCTCGGATCCGAAGTTTCTCCATGAATCCGTTCTTGAATCCGCTGTGCGAACCGACGCCCTGGAGATTCATTCGAAAAATGACGGATATGACCGAGCCGCCTCCGGCCCGAACTTTCGTCCTCATCGACGAGCGCGAAGACAGCATTAACGACGGCGTCTTCCAGGTGGATATGGACAAGCCGTTCATCGGAGATTGGCCGGCCGTTTATCACGACGGTGCCAGCGCGCTCTTCTTTGCCGATGGCCATACAGCGATCCAGAAGTGGATCGACCCGCGCACCCGGCCGCCGCTTCGGAAGAATCAATTGCTGTTTAACGGCGGCACGCCGAGCCCGGGGAATCCGGACGTGCATTGGCTGCAGGAAAGGACGACCAGCCGGATGGATTAACTAAAATCGTTTGGACAACGTGACGGGTCGCCCGCTTCTTCAGCGTGGCGCCTGGCTTACGGCGAGGTCAGACGATAGAATCGCCGTGGATTGCGCACCGTCTCCAGATCACGCCACGAGAACACGGACTTGGTCCGCGGGATGGACGACAAAGCTCGTAGCGCAGAGTTGCACTCTGCCGTATCGCAGAATTGTATTCTGCGGGGCGTCTCCCAGTCCGAGCACGCTGGGACTTGCCGGCGTCCTGCCGATTGGAAATCGGCGATACAGCAGATTGAAAATCTGCGCTACAGTTGAGTCCACAGCGACGGACCATTCCGTCCGCGGACGTACACCTGTCCTTCTCCGTCCAGGTTGCTCTCCCAAAGAATATCCCCTGGCTGAAGCGGACGGCTCATCGCCGGAACCGAATCGCTGAAACCGCTGCGCAGTTCGCCTGCCGTCGCTCGGACCCAATAATAATTCGGAATCCCAACCGAAGCGGAGCGATCGATGAAATGGGTCGTCCCGCCGAGCCGTTCGGCGATTCGTGCGGCGCTGCTGTTCGACGCGCTCGTCCCGCGCCACACTTCGTAGCCGGACGCGCCCGCGACGCCTTCTTGTTTGGGCGAGCTTGACAACGATTTCGGTGGCGCGCAAATGATGCCGCGATTATCGGGCCGCCTGACCAGCGGTCCAAATTGCGACAGCCACGCTTCGATCATGGATATTCTCACCACCGAGCGGCTCCAGCTTCGCCCGTTTACCTGGACGG
Above is a genomic segment from Verrucomicrobiota bacterium containing:
- a CDS encoding DUF1559 domain-containing protein; this encodes MKTNFSHPVRSVLTPPELTPRRAFTLIELLVVIAILMILAGLLLPGLTKAKGKAQTMQCLNNLRQLGLSWIQYAQDHDDFVPPNSMENSSPAKAWIQGWLNMNDDHPDNTNTLHLMTSLLWPYHRSLKIWKCPGDISVTGPGGRAHPRIRSFSMNPFLNPLCEPTPWRFIRKMTDMTEPPPARTFVLIDEREDSINDGVFQVDMDKPFIGDWPAVYHDGASALFFADGHTAIQKWIDPRTRPPLRKNQLLFNGGTPSPGNPDVHWLQERTTSRMD